A stretch of Geomonas oryzisoli DNA encodes these proteins:
- a CDS encoding TetR/AcrR family transcriptional regulator, whose amino-acid sequence MARPKSEDKQKAILNAAVLEIAEHGVSAPTARIAKIAGVAEGSLFTYFSNKDELLNHLYLYLKEELRESMMSDYPKAETVKNRIKHAWEKYVAWGIKNPSKRIVLAKLGMSNRVSEQTKALGLDAFSDVVKMIQESTANGLLRDYPFDFVCAIMGSLADTSMDFIVGEPAKAEYYTNAGFEAFWNAVAND is encoded by the coding sequence ATGGCGCGGCCCAAAAGCGAAGACAAACAAAAGGCAATTTTGAACGCAGCGGTCCTCGAAATTGCAGAACATGGGGTAAGTGCCCCAACTGCACGGATAGCTAAAATTGCCGGGGTTGCAGAGGGTAGTTTGTTCACCTATTTCAGCAACAAGGATGAACTGCTCAATCACCTTTACCTTTATTTAAAAGAAGAGCTTCGTGAGTCCATGATGTCGGACTACCCGAAGGCTGAAACCGTTAAGAACCGCATCAAACACGCTTGGGAAAAATACGTTGCCTGGGGTATCAAAAACCCATCGAAACGAATAGTTCTTGCTAAACTTGGTATGTCGAACCGCGTGAGTGAGCAAACCAAAGCATTGGGGCTGGATGCTTTTTCTGATGTCGTTAAAATGATTCAAGAGAGTACAGCAAACGGGTTGTTACGTGATTATCCGTTCGACTTTGTATGCGCAATCATGGGGTCGCTTGCAGATACTTCAATGGATTTCATCGTCGGAGAACCTGCTAAAGCTGAATACTATACTAATGCCGGCTTCGAAGCGTTCTGGAATGCTGTAGCAAACGATTAG
- a CDS encoding NAD-dependent epimerase/dehydratase family protein, with protein sequence MKVIIFGATGMVGQGVLRECLLADDIECILTLGRSPSGQRHPKLRELLHTDLFDYRAIESDLHGFDACFFCLGVSAAGLSEAEYTRLNHDLTLAAAQTLARLNPKMTFTYVSGAGTDSTEQGRSMWARVKGKTENDLLRLPFKAVYLFRPGIIQPLHGARSKTTAYRIVYTILKPLLPILRALLPNMILTTEIIGKAMLAVARRGAAKAILEARDINTVAQETAVEDD encoded by the coding sequence ATGAAAGTGATAATATTTGGCGCCACTGGTATGGTTGGGCAGGGAGTATTGCGTGAATGTCTTCTTGCGGATGACATCGAGTGCATCCTGACTCTTGGACGCTCGCCTTCTGGTCAACGCCACCCGAAGTTGCGGGAACTGTTGCATACAGACCTATTTGACTACAGGGCAATCGAATCAGACCTGCACGGCTTTGACGCGTGCTTCTTCTGCCTTGGGGTGTCAGCAGCAGGGTTATCAGAAGCTGAATATACCCGATTAAACCATGATCTGACTCTTGCGGCAGCTCAGACGTTGGCTCGCCTAAATCCAAAAATGACGTTCACTTATGTGTCGGGTGCAGGTACTGACAGTACCGAGCAAGGACGTAGCATGTGGGCAAGAGTTAAAGGCAAGACAGAGAATGACTTGTTACGATTGCCATTCAAAGCTGTATATTTATTCCGTCCAGGTATTATTCAACCGTTACATGGCGCACGATCCAAAACGACCGCGTATCGGATCGTGTACACAATACTCAAGCCGCTGCTGCCTATACTCCGCGCATTGCTGCCTAATATGATATTAACAACTGAAATTATTGGAAAAGCAATGCTTGCAGTAGCCCGTCGCGGTGCAGCCAAGGCAATTTTAGAAGCTCGTGATATTAATACTGTTGCACAGGAAACTGCTGTGGAAGATGATTGA
- a CDS encoding phosphatidylglycerophosphatase A family protein encodes MKKFVIISATWFGTGFSPFASGTVGTLGAIPFFLLLSGMPLWLYLLTTAAFTLFACWSAGFGEELWGEHDSGKIVIDEVAGYLVTMTAVPASWQGILAGFVMFRIFDILKPQPARWFDRSLKNGYGVVLDDIVAGIYACAATHLALRFL; translated from the coding sequence ATGAAAAAGTTCGTGATCATTTCCGCCACCTGGTTCGGCACCGGCTTTTCCCCCTTTGCCTCCGGAACGGTCGGGACGCTCGGGGCGATCCCCTTCTTCCTGCTCCTCTCGGGCATGCCGCTGTGGCTCTACCTCCTCACCACGGCCGCCTTCACGCTGTTCGCCTGCTGGAGCGCGGGTTTCGGCGAGGAGCTCTGGGGCGAGCACGACTCGGGCAAGATCGTCATCGACGAGGTGGCCGGCTACCTGGTGACCATGACCGCGGTCCCGGCGTCCTGGCAGGGGATCCTCGCGGGCTTCGTCATGTTCCGCATCTTCGACATCCTGAAACCGCAGCCGGCGCGCTGGTTCGACCGCTCGCTGAAAAACGGCTACGGCGTGGTGCTGGACGACATCGTCGCCGGCATCTACGCCTGCGCCGCCACGCACCTGGCCCTGAGGTTTTTGTGA
- the larB gene encoding nickel pincer cofactor biosynthesis protein LarB yields MQNKVIEKVLLEVREGALDIPQALERLKHLPFEDVGCATVDHHRTLRQGFPEVIFGQGKSIAQMRTIITALLEKGGNVLATRVNGAKGAKLKEFFPQAIYHPDARALTIEQHPVELRGRGKVLVVCAGTSDIPVAAEAVLTAQMMGNVVEKVYDVGVAGLHRLLARRGTLAEASVIIVVAGMEGALPSVVGGLVDKPVIAVPTSVGYGASFGGVAALLGMLNSCAAGVTVVNIDNGFGAAYAASLMNRIHG; encoded by the coding sequence ATGCAAAACAAGGTAATTGAAAAGGTCCTCCTGGAAGTACGCGAGGGGGCGCTCGACATCCCCCAGGCGCTGGAGAGATTGAAGCACCTCCCCTTCGAAGATGTCGGCTGCGCCACGGTGGACCACCACCGCACCCTGCGCCAGGGCTTTCCCGAGGTGATCTTCGGGCAGGGCAAGAGCATCGCCCAGATGCGCACCATCATCACGGCGCTCCTGGAGAAAGGCGGCAACGTCCTGGCGACGCGGGTCAACGGCGCCAAGGGGGCCAAACTCAAGGAGTTCTTCCCGCAGGCCATCTACCACCCCGACGCCCGCGCGCTCACCATCGAACAGCATCCGGTCGAATTGCGCGGCCGCGGCAAGGTGCTGGTGGTCTGTGCCGGCACCTCGGACATACCGGTGGCGGCCGAGGCGGTCCTCACCGCGCAGATGATGGGAAACGTGGTGGAAAAGGTGTACGACGTGGGCGTGGCGGGATTGCACCGCCTGCTGGCGCGGCGCGGCACGCTGGCGGAAGCCTCGGTGATCATCGTCGTGGCGGGGATGGAGGGGGCCCTTCCCTCCGTCGTGGGGGGGCTGGTGGACAAACCGGTGATCGCGGTCCCCACCTCGGTTGGTTACGGCGCGTCCTTCGGCGGCGTCGCGGCCCTGCTCGGCATGCTCAATTCCTGCGCCGCCGGGGTGACGGTGGTCAACATAGATAACGGCTTCGGAGCTGCCTACGCGGCGAGCCTCATGAACAGGATTCACGGATGA
- a CDS encoding SDR family NAD(P)-dependent oxidoreductase: MSKNTKVWLVTGSSRGLGRKVVETALKAGYTVVATARKPEQLNDLAAEYGERLLPLALDVTDAEAVQATVTQAHKTFGRIDVVVNNAGYANTASVEDITLDDFTQQVQTNFFGVVYVSKAVIPIMREQGHGNIFQIASIGARLSGPGLTAYQSAKFAVRGFSLGLAQEVAPLGIKVTTIEPGGIRTDWAGASMNIPPVSPPYEQTVGAFAKMLRSMAGNESSDPAKIANAIIELANREDTPFEILMGADAVEYVANSDSAVSENDRKWHDFSVSVKAD; this comes from the coding sequence ATGTCTAAAAACACAAAAGTCTGGCTGGTCACAGGAAGTTCACGAGGACTCGGACGTAAGGTAGTGGAAACTGCGCTCAAAGCCGGTTACACCGTCGTGGCGACAGCACGGAAGCCGGAGCAACTCAATGACTTGGCAGCCGAATATGGAGAGCGCCTACTTCCGTTAGCACTTGATGTTACTGACGCTGAAGCAGTACAGGCAACAGTAACTCAAGCTCACAAAACTTTCGGTCGAATCGACGTTGTTGTGAATAATGCGGGCTACGCAAATACAGCGTCTGTCGAAGACATCACTCTCGACGATTTCACACAGCAGGTTCAAACCAATTTCTTCGGTGTTGTGTACGTCAGCAAGGCTGTTATCCCCATTATGCGCGAGCAGGGGCATGGCAATATCTTCCAGATTGCGTCTATTGGTGCACGGCTCTCAGGTCCAGGATTGACAGCTTATCAGAGTGCAAAATTCGCTGTTCGAGGGTTTTCCCTGGGGTTAGCACAGGAAGTAGCGCCGTTAGGTATCAAGGTTACCACCATTGAGCCAGGTGGAATCCGGACTGATTGGGCGGGAGCCTCAATGAACATTCCCCCTGTTAGTCCACCTTACGAACAGACAGTAGGCGCATTTGCAAAAATGCTCCGGTCAATGGCGGGCAACGAATCGTCAGATCCGGCTAAAATTGCCAACGCGATCATCGAACTCGCAAACCGTGAAGACACACCATTCGAGATCTTAATGGGAGCGGATGCAGTCGAATATGTTGCCAACTCGGATAGCGCGGTTTCTGAAAATGATCGTAAATGGCACGACTTCTCCGTTTCCGTTAAAGCCGACTGA
- the larC gene encoding nickel pincer cofactor biosynthesis protein LarC, whose product MKVLYFDCFAGIAGDMTVAGLIELGLPLETLQQELSTLPLCGYTLESRKVERHGVSGASFKVTLTEEDQPHRHYSGIAAMIEKSDLKPRVKELSQRIFLKLAQAEASVHGVPLERVHFHEVGAVDSIVDIVGTAIGLDYLGIEKVCASGLPYGHGFVKTAHGLLPVPAPATAKLMEGIPLGPDIGPGERVTPTGAAIVAALAEKFGPPPAMTVAATGYGAGEKDFPELPNLLRLVLGESAASGEAQEVLVLETHIDDMPAEIFGFLMERLMEAGALDVAFSPLQMKKNRPGTRLTVIAKPDDLEQLSAIILAESSAIGLRYYPAGRITLPRSCETRQTSLGEVRVKVLGNGRVTPEYESCREIALAKQVPLFEVYRTVERECSKG is encoded by the coding sequence ATGAAGGTACTGTATTTCGATTGCTTCGCCGGGATCGCAGGCGACATGACCGTAGCCGGCCTGATCGAGCTCGGGCTCCCGCTGGAGACGCTGCAGCAGGAACTCTCTACGCTGCCGCTGTGCGGCTACACGCTGGAGAGCCGCAAGGTGGAGCGCCACGGCGTCTCCGGCGCCTCCTTCAAGGTCACCCTCACCGAAGAGGACCAACCGCACCGCCACTACTCGGGCATCGCTGCGATGATCGAGAAGTCGGATCTCAAGCCGCGGGTCAAGGAACTCTCCCAGCGTATCTTCCTGAAGCTGGCGCAGGCCGAGGCGAGCGTGCACGGCGTGCCGCTGGAGCGGGTGCATTTCCACGAGGTCGGCGCCGTCGACTCCATCGTCGACATCGTCGGCACCGCCATCGGCCTCGACTACCTCGGCATCGAGAAGGTCTGCGCCTCGGGCCTCCCCTACGGCCACGGCTTCGTGAAAACCGCCCACGGACTCCTTCCCGTCCCGGCGCCGGCCACAGCGAAGCTGATGGAGGGGATCCCGCTCGGCCCCGACATCGGCCCCGGCGAACGGGTCACCCCGACCGGCGCGGCGATCGTCGCGGCGCTCGCCGAGAAGTTCGGTCCTCCCCCGGCGATGACCGTCGCGGCGACGGGCTACGGCGCCGGAGAAAAGGATTTCCCGGAACTCCCCAACCTGCTCCGGCTCGTGCTGGGGGAAAGCGCCGCATCCGGAGAGGCACAGGAGGTGCTGGTCCTCGAGACGCACATCGACGACATGCCCGCGGAGATCTTCGGCTTCCTCATGGAACGGCTCATGGAGGCGGGGGCGCTGGACGTCGCCTTCTCGCCGCTGCAGATGAAGAAGAACCGCCCCGGAACCCGCCTCACCGTGATCGCCAAGCCGGACGACCTGGAGCAACTGTCGGCCATCATCCTCGCGGAATCGAGCGCCATCGGCCTGCGCTACTACCCCGCCGGCCGGATCACCCTCCCCCGCTCCTGCGAGACGCGGCAGACCTCGCTGGGCGAGGTGCGGGTCAAGGTGCTGGGCAACGGGCGGGTCACGCCGGAATACGAATCCTGCCGGGAGATCGCCCTCGCAAAGCAAGTGCCGCTTTTCGAGGTGTACCGGACCGTGGAGAGGGAGTGCAGCAAGGGATGA
- a CDS encoding BrnA antitoxin family protein: MKFEWDKVDAMKDDEIDYSDLPELGDDFFEKATFVPAKQTITIRLDSDVVTWLKEAGRGYQTRANRILRTVMEAQRKKRVGTSAVTKKSRTP, encoded by the coding sequence ATGAAATTCGAGTGGGACAAGGTTGATGCCATGAAAGATGATGAAATCGACTACTCGGACCTGCCGGAACTGGGGGACGATTTTTTCGAGAAGGCGACCTTTGTCCCCGCTAAGCAGACTATTACCATACGCCTGGATTCCGATGTGGTGACATGGCTTAAGGAGGCGGGCAGAGGGTATCAGACCAGGGCCAACAGGATCCTGCGGACGGTCATGGAAGCACAGCGCAAGAAGAGAGTGGGGACCTCTGCCGTCACAAAGAAATCCCGCACGCCCTAA
- a CDS encoding helix-turn-helix transcriptional regulator has protein sequence MNRLMTEQETAQMVGMSVHWLRRKRWEGGGIPFIKMAQHGAVRYQEEAVRQFIDAHFRTSTSDPGRR, from the coding sequence ATGAACCGGCTGATGACGGAGCAGGAAACGGCCCAGATGGTGGGAATGTCGGTGCACTGGCTGCGCAGAAAGCGCTGGGAGGGGGGTGGCATCCCGTTCATAAAGATGGCCCAGCACGGTGCGGTGCGTTACCAGGAGGAGGCGGTGCGGCAGTTCATCGATGCACATTTTCGCACCAGCACCAGCGACCCCGGCAGGAGGTGA
- a CDS encoding Fic family protein has product MRIINSYYSNLIEGNSTHPVEIERAMRADYSQDPARRNLQLESLAHISCQRAVEGLAAETLEAFDPTTAHFLSWVHDEFYKLIPDEMRWVTNEKTGEKVEVIGGQFRERDVEVGRHLPPEYASLPMFLARFHDAYQAETLHGLEPIIAAAASHHRLVWIHPFLDGNGRVARLFSDAYLRSIPLPGYGLWNVSRGLARGKDKYMEALAVADAGRRNDLDGRGNLSNEGLIFFCKFFLLTCLDQVEYMTSMLSLDGLLGRILGYVKLRELKMAPAPLPDQYPTLRVEAAHILQEVLLRGEMTRGQAAAACPSPRMGRDILAQLLAEGLLVSSSAKGPVRMGFPAHAAGRLFPDLFPMGT; this is encoded by the coding sequence GTGCGGATCATCAACAGCTACTATTCCAACCTCATCGAAGGCAATAGCACCCACCCCGTGGAGATCGAGCGCGCCATGCGCGCCGACTACTCACAGGACCCCGCGAGGCGCAATCTCCAATTGGAGAGCTTGGCGCACATCAGTTGCCAGCGAGCCGTAGAGGGGTTGGCGGCAGAAACTCTCGAGGCTTTCGATCCTACGACAGCTCACTTCCTCTCGTGGGTCCATGACGAGTTCTACAAGCTGATTCCGGATGAGATGCGCTGGGTGACCAACGAAAAGACCGGGGAAAAGGTGGAGGTCATCGGCGGGCAATTCCGGGAACGTGACGTAGAGGTAGGAAGACACCTCCCTCCGGAATACGCCTCGCTACCGATGTTTCTGGCTCGATTCCACGACGCGTACCAGGCCGAAACGCTCCATGGCTTGGAACCCATTATTGCCGCTGCCGCCTCTCATCACAGGCTCGTCTGGATTCACCCGTTTCTGGACGGAAACGGGAGGGTCGCGCGGCTTTTCTCCGACGCCTATCTGAGATCAATTCCTCTGCCTGGATATGGCTTATGGAATGTCAGTCGAGGCTTGGCCCGCGGCAAGGACAAATACATGGAGGCCTTGGCGGTTGCAGATGCCGGCAGGAGAAATGACCTGGACGGAAGAGGGAACCTGTCCAACGAAGGGCTCATCTTTTTCTGCAAGTTTTTCCTGCTGACCTGTCTTGACCAGGTGGAGTACATGACGTCCATGCTTTCCCTTGATGGCCTCTTGGGAAGAATCCTTGGCTACGTGAAGCTCCGCGAGTTGAAGATGGCTCCGGCGCCACTACCCGATCAGTATCCCACCTTGAGGGTGGAGGCCGCACATATCCTCCAGGAAGTGCTGCTTCGTGGGGAGATGACCCGAGGCCAAGCTGCCGCAGCCTGCCCGTCCCCTCGCATGGGTAGAGACATCCTCGCTCAGCTTCTGGCTGAAGGCCTCCTCGTATCTTCTTCGGCAAAAGGCCCCGTCAGAATGGGGTTCCCGGCGCACGCCGCAGGACGCCTATTCCCCGACCTCTTCCCTATGGGTACCTAA
- a CDS encoding competence/damage-inducible protein A, translating to MRVAILSIGDELLTGEVTDTNASHIAGRIYDCGARVFRHLTVPDDEEAIAQALLELAGVSDAVIVTGGLGPTPDDYTAQGAARAAGVELELSQTALDHLAEFEKRIAKPLHPANRRQALFPKGARLIPNPLGTACGFAIDIDQAELFFLPGVPYEMERMLADTVLPELSKRLPAPWRRITLKVFGIPEAAIAERLEGAFPADAPLQLAYCVKYPEIHVILRAAAADAEHLEAAAAEVRRRLSEFLFAEDGDTMDDVLARLFRESGVTLALAESCTGGMIAARITAMAGSSAYFLEGNVTYSNAAKSRMIAVSPELIERHGAVSAEVARAMAEGAREASGSNLALSVTGIAGPDGGTSEKPVGTVYIALADAESCRVERCNFQGDRARVRSITCFTALNWLREHLLTRHGAAVPE from the coding sequence GTGAGAGTCGCCATCCTTTCCATAGGGGACGAACTCCTGACCGGCGAGGTGACGGACACCAACGCGAGCCACATCGCGGGCCGGATCTACGATTGCGGTGCGCGCGTCTTTCGGCACCTCACCGTCCCGGATGACGAGGAGGCGATCGCGCAGGCCCTCCTCGAGCTGGCAGGGGTGAGCGATGCCGTCATCGTCACCGGCGGGCTCGGTCCCACCCCCGACGACTACACTGCCCAAGGCGCGGCGCGGGCGGCGGGAGTGGAGCTGGAACTCTCACAGACGGCGCTGGACCACCTGGCGGAGTTCGAAAAGAGGATCGCAAAACCGCTGCACCCGGCCAACCGGCGCCAGGCGCTTTTCCCCAAGGGTGCCCGGCTCATCCCCAACCCACTGGGAACCGCCTGCGGTTTCGCGATCGACATCGACCAGGCCGAGCTCTTCTTCCTCCCCGGGGTCCCCTACGAGATGGAGCGGATGCTGGCGGACACGGTGCTCCCGGAGCTTTCCAAGCGGCTCCCCGCGCCCTGGCGGCGCATCACCCTGAAGGTGTTCGGCATCCCGGAGGCGGCCATCGCCGAGCGGCTGGAAGGCGCCTTCCCGGCGGACGCCCCTCTGCAGCTCGCCTACTGCGTTAAGTACCCGGAGATCCACGTGATCCTGCGGGCGGCGGCAGCAGACGCGGAGCACCTCGAGGCGGCCGCGGCCGAGGTAAGGAGGCGGCTGTCCGAGTTCCTCTTCGCCGAGGACGGCGACACCATGGACGATGTGCTGGCGCGCCTGTTCCGGGAGAGCGGGGTCACCCTCGCCCTGGCAGAATCCTGCACCGGCGGCATGATCGCCGCGCGCATCACCGCTATGGCCGGCAGCTCCGCCTACTTCCTGGAAGGGAACGTGACCTACAGTAACGCCGCCAAGAGCCGGATGATCGCGGTCTCCCCGGAACTGATCGAGCGGCACGGGGCGGTCAGTGCCGAGGTCGCCCGCGCCATGGCCGAAGGCGCCCGCGAGGCCTCCGGAAGCAACCTGGCCCTGTCGGTCACCGGCATCGCCGGGCCGGACGGCGGCACGTCCGAAAAACCGGTGGGCACCGTGTACATCGCGCTGGCCGACGCCGAATCCTGCCGGGTCGAACGCTGCAACTTCCAGGGGGACCGGGCCCGGGTCCGTTCCATCACCTGCTTTACCGCGCTCAACTGGCTGCGCGAACACCTCCTCACCCGCCATGGTGCAGCGGTCCCCGAGTGA
- a CDS encoding SDR family oxidoreductase: protein MAQGEQKMVALVTGAARGIGKGIAQRLLAEGYALVLADIDGAALAETAAALGAPDAVLAVETDVADEHSVQALIAGTLARFGRLDLLVNNAALARAHAAPVHELPLSEWNRVIGTNLTSVFLCCKYAAPHLKQSRGSIVNISSTRALQSEPDTEAYSASKGGVVALTHALAMSLGPEVRVNCVSPGWIHNGDEAELRPVDHRQHPAGRVGRAADIAEMALFLASPRAGFITGQNFVVDGGMTRKMIYEE, encoded by the coding sequence ATGGCACAGGGGGAGCAGAAAATGGTGGCGCTGGTGACGGGAGCCGCACGCGGGATCGGCAAAGGCATCGCGCAGCGACTGCTTGCGGAAGGCTACGCCCTGGTGTTGGCCGACATCGACGGCGCGGCGCTTGCCGAGACGGCAGCGGCACTCGGTGCCCCCGATGCGGTCCTGGCGGTGGAAACTGACGTTGCGGATGAGCACTCCGTGCAGGCGCTCATTGCCGGGACGTTGGCCCGTTTCGGACGGCTGGACCTGTTGGTGAACAATGCGGCGCTGGCCCGTGCTCACGCGGCACCGGTGCATGAACTGCCGCTTTCTGAATGGAATCGCGTCATCGGCACCAACCTGACCAGCGTCTTCCTCTGCTGCAAATACGCGGCGCCGCACCTCAAGCAAAGCCGCGGCAGCATCGTCAACATCTCCTCCACGCGGGCGTTGCAGTCCGAACCGGATACCGAAGCCTATTCCGCCAGCAAGGGAGGCGTCGTCGCCCTCACCCACGCGCTTGCCATGAGCCTTGGGCCTGAGGTCCGGGTCAACTGCGTGAGTCCCGGCTGGATTCACAATGGCGATGAGGCGGAACTGCGACCGGTGGACCACCGGCAGCATCCGGCGGGGCGGGTTGGTCGCGCTGCGGACATCGCTGAAATGGCGCTCTTTCTCGCCTCGCCGCGCGCCGGTTTCATCACCGGCCAGAACTTCGTGGTCGACGGCGGCATGACGCGCAAGATGATCTACGAGGAATAG
- a CDS encoding helix-turn-helix domain-containing protein has protein sequence MDQEQKTRVGEAIYGRVVSAKDLGQAIRSKRKEIGMRQETAAGMTGVGTKFLSQLENGKETAELGKALQVLYKMGLELYVFPRSADPFKER, from the coding sequence ATGGACCAAGAACAAAAGACAAGGGTCGGTGAGGCAATCTACGGCAGGGTCGTCAGCGCCAAGGATCTCGGGCAGGCCATTCGCAGCAAGCGCAAGGAAATCGGGATGCGGCAGGAAACCGCCGCAGGAATGACCGGGGTCGGGACCAAATTCCTTTCCCAACTGGAGAACGGGAAGGAAACGGCGGAACTGGGTAAAGCGCTCCAGGTGCTGTACAAGATGGGGCTCGAACTGTACGTCTTCCCGAGAAGCGCCGACCCCTTCAAGGAACGATGA